From Candidatus Dormiibacterota bacterium, the proteins below share one genomic window:
- a CDS encoding sigma-54 dependent transcriptional regulator — MAKERVLIVDDEEGVRNSLRNILKDEGYAVEVAESGERCLEMVRSAPYHAIFLDVWLKGRDGLSILEDVINQPYPPRVIMISGHADVPLAHKAGRLGAYDFIEKPLSLEKVALTLRNAIGDKKKDERIHQLREQLDEGITLIGDSGPIRELRRQIEVTAPTNGRVLIFGENGTGKELVARAIHALSARREEPFVEMNCAAIPEELIESELFGHVKGSFTGAGDSKPGRFVLADGGTLFLDEIGDMSLRTQAKVLRVLQEQAFEPVGGSTLRVDVRVIAATNKDLKAEIAAARFREDLYFRLNVVPLRVPPLRERAEDIPALARHFVEQFSRAYGRVRTLGPESLAALQAYRWPGNVRELKNVIERMVILTPSEEIGRDQVRRTIGPGSDSQPAADPFEGFTSLREGRESFERQFILKKLDEAGGNVVRAAELLGLERSNLYRKMRAYGIRGGEAP; from the coding sequence CGGGGGAGCGCTGTCTGGAGATGGTCCGGAGCGCCCCCTATCACGCGATCTTCCTCGACGTGTGGCTCAAGGGACGCGACGGTCTCTCGATCCTCGAGGACGTCATCAACCAGCCGTACCCGCCGCGCGTCATCATGATTTCGGGACACGCCGACGTCCCGCTGGCCCACAAGGCCGGGCGCCTGGGCGCCTACGATTTCATCGAGAAGCCGCTGTCGCTGGAGAAGGTGGCGCTCACCCTGCGCAACGCCATCGGCGACAAGAAGAAGGACGAGCGCATCCATCAGCTGCGCGAGCAGCTGGACGAGGGCATCACGCTCATCGGCGACAGCGGTCCGATCCGCGAGCTGCGGCGCCAGATCGAGGTCACGGCGCCCACGAACGGACGCGTGCTGATCTTCGGGGAGAACGGCACCGGCAAGGAGCTGGTGGCCCGCGCGATCCACGCCCTGTCGGCGCGCAGGGAAGAGCCCTTCGTCGAGATGAACTGCGCCGCCATCCCGGAGGAGCTGATCGAGAGCGAGCTCTTCGGCCACGTCAAGGGGTCGTTCACAGGAGCCGGCGACAGCAAGCCGGGGCGATTCGTCCTCGCCGACGGCGGCACGCTCTTCCTGGACGAGATCGGGGACATGTCGCTGCGCACGCAGGCCAAGGTGCTGCGCGTCCTTCAGGAGCAGGCCTTCGAGCCGGTCGGGGGATCGACCCTCCGTGTCGACGTGCGCGTCATCGCCGCCACGAACAAGGACCTGAAGGCGGAGATCGCCGCCGCGCGGTTTCGCGAGGACCTGTACTTCCGGCTGAACGTCGTGCCCCTGCGCGTGCCGCCGCTGCGCGAGCGGGCGGAGGACATCCCGGCCCTGGCGCGCCATTTCGTGGAGCAATTCTCCCGCGCCTACGGCCGCGTGAGGACGCTGGGGCCGGAGTCCCTGGCCGCCCTGCAGGCCTACCGCTGGCCGGGCAACGTGCGCGAGCTGAAGAACGTCATCGAGCGGATGGTGATCCTCACGCCGAGCGAGGAGATTGGGCGGGACCAGGTGCGGCGGACGATCGGGCCGGGGTCCGATTCGCAGCCGGCCGCCGACCCGTTCGAAGGATTCACCTCCCTGCGCGAGGGGCGGGAGAGCTTCGAGCGGCAGTTCATCCTGAAAAAGCTCGATGAGGCGGGCGGAAACGTCGTCCGGGCGGCCGAGCTTCTGGGGCTGGAGCGCAGCAATCTGTACCGCAAGATGAGGGCGTACGGGATCAGGGGTGGAGAGGCCCCGTGA
- a CDS encoding Rrf2 family transcriptional regulator, with product MQLTKGVEYGIEGILYLARRDDGHPALIREISRATSIPETFLSKIFQRLASKGLIRSRRGFRGGFRLARPAGRITLREIVEALQGPIEFHRCLDHLRERGRRHRCHVRRVFRKVQRKVASILEQTTLEDILQATL from the coding sequence GTGCAGCTGACCAAGGGCGTCGAGTACGGCATCGAAGGGATCCTGTACCTGGCGCGGCGGGACGATGGACACCCGGCGTTGATCCGAGAGATCTCGCGCGCCACGTCCATCCCGGAGACGTTCTTGTCGAAGATTTTCCAGAGGCTGGCGAGCAAGGGTCTCATCAGGTCGCGCCGCGGTTTCCGGGGCGGCTTCCGGCTGGCCCGCCCGGCCGGGCGGATCACGCTGCGCGAGATCGTCGAGGCGCTGCAGGGTCCGATCGAGTTCCACCGCTGCCTGGATCATCTCAGGGAGCGCGGGCGTCGCCACCGTTGTCATGTCCGAAGGGTGTTCCGGAAAGTCCAGAGGAAGGTCGCCTCCATCCTGGAGCAGACCACCCTGGAGGACATCCTGCAGGCGACTCTATAA
- a CDS encoding PHP-associated domain-containing protein — translation MHTLHSGTGHLRMPRLRRGLPDPGLVYRAARARGMDFVTFTDLDTIDGCLSFLDRHPDAGDFFVSEEVRAVEPRTRAVVSVLVYDLTEAQHRDLRALRGDVRDVASYVQSAGLLASLGSVLEVLEAGGSEGTVRDLIRLFDCFEIRNGAEDRTCNELMSRLVQETTAGRGFGVTAGSNAHTSGRVGRTSTVARARDRAGFLEAVRRRRTWAAGSHGDVWGSFAEVLGRAPLHLSAAPLLGHAVRRARRNAGARRARRRLDTIDVEKFQQKARSFQITGPRSEPGTR, via the coding sequence GTGCACACGCTTCACTCCGGGACGGGTCACCTGCGGATGCCGCGGCTGCGCCGGGGCCTGCCCGATCCGGGACTCGTGTACCGGGCCGCCCGTGCCCGCGGCATGGACTTCGTAACCTTCACCGATCTCGACACGATCGACGGCTGCCTGTCGTTCCTGGACCGCCATCCGGACGCCGGCGATTTCTTCGTTTCGGAGGAGGTTCGGGCGGTCGAGCCGCGCACGCGCGCCGTCGTGAGCGTCCTGGTCTACGACCTGACCGAAGCGCAGCACAGGGACCTTCGGGCGCTCCGGGGTGACGTTCGCGACGTCGCCTCCTACGTGCAGAGCGCGGGCCTCCTGGCGTCCCTCGGGTCGGTCCTGGAGGTCCTCGAGGCGGGAGGATCGGAAGGGACCGTGCGGGATCTCATCCGTCTGTTCGACTGCTTCGAAATCAGGAACGGCGCGGAGGACCGGACGTGCAACGAGCTGATGTCGCGCCTGGTGCAGGAGACCACCGCGGGTCGCGGCTTCGGCGTGACGGCCGGCAGCAACGCCCACACGTCCGGGCGGGTGGGACGCACCTCGACGGTCGCGCGGGCCCGCGACCGGGCCGGATTCCTCGAGGCGGTGCGCCGGCGCCGGACCTGGGCGGCGGGGAGCCACGGGGATGTCTGGGGCTCATTCGCCGAGGTGCTGGGGAGGGCTCCTCTGCACCTCTCCGCGGCCCCGCTCCTCGGCCACGCCGTGCGGCGCGCGCGCAGGAACGCGGGCGCCCGGCGGGCGAGACGACGGCTCGATACCATCGATGTGGAAAAATTCCAGCAGAAGGCACGATCGTTCCAGATCACGGGCCCGCGTAGTGAACCCGGGACCCGATGA